One segment of Carya illinoinensis cultivar Pawnee chromosome 13, C.illinoinensisPawnee_v1, whole genome shotgun sequence DNA contains the following:
- the LOC122290829 gene encoding peptidyl-tRNA hydrolase, mitochondrial isoform X1 has translation MLNRLSRHCFCTATPRPWLFVGLGNPGDKYKGTRHNVGFELIDAFAESQGISMNTVHCKAIFGQGFVDEVPVIIAKPQTYMNLSGESTGPLAAYYKLPLNRVLVFHDDLDLPCGVLRLHHKGGHGSHNGLKSVIYHFRGNREFPRLRIGIGRPPGQMDPKAFLLQKFNATARERIDAALEEGVGVLKLLLSKGLTESARCFNREQKYKHIRLQTMPT, from the exons ATGCTTAACAGGTTAAGCAGGCATTGCTTCTGCACTGCTACTCCTCGCCCATGGCTCTTTGTAGGCTTGGGAAATCCTGGGGATAAGTACAAAGGAACCAGACACAAT GTTGGGTTTGAGCTAATTGATGCATTTGCTGAATCACAAGGGATCTCTATGAACACAGTTCATTGCAAAGCTATCTTTGGGCAAG GTTTTGTTGATGAAGTCCCTGTTATTATTGCGAAGCCTCAAACTTACATGAATCTTAGTGGGGAATCT ACTGGACCACTTGCAGCTTATTATAAGCTACCTCTTAATCGTGTTCTTGTG TTTCACGATGACCTGGACTTGCCCTGTGGGGTGCTTCGACTTCACCACAAAGGAGGTCATGGAAGCCACAATGG GTTAAAGAGTGTAATCTATCATTTTCGAGGGAATAGAGAATTTCCCCGGCTAAGAATTG GTATTGGGAGGCCTCCTGGACAAATGGATCCCAAAGCATTCTTGCTCCAAAAGTTCAATGCAACAGCCCGAGAACGA ATTGATGCCGCTTTGGAAGAGGGGGTTGGCGTATTGAAGCTCCTTTTATCTAAAGGATTGACAGAGAGTGCACGATGCTTTAACAGGGAGCAAAAGTACAAGCATATAAGATTGCAGACTATGCCGACATGA
- the LOC122290829 gene encoding peptidyl-tRNA hydrolase, mitochondrial isoform X2 yields MLNRLSRHCFCTATPRPWLFVGLGNPGDKYKGTRHNVGFELIDAFAESQGISMNTVHCKAIFGQGFVDEVPVIIAKPQTYMNLSGESTGPLAAYYKLPLNRVLVFHDDLDLPCGVLRLHHKGGHGSHNGYWEASWTNGSQSILAPKVQCNSPRTN; encoded by the exons ATGCTTAACAGGTTAAGCAGGCATTGCTTCTGCACTGCTACTCCTCGCCCATGGCTCTTTGTAGGCTTGGGAAATCCTGGGGATAAGTACAAAGGAACCAGACACAAT GTTGGGTTTGAGCTAATTGATGCATTTGCTGAATCACAAGGGATCTCTATGAACACAGTTCATTGCAAAGCTATCTTTGGGCAAG GTTTTGTTGATGAAGTCCCTGTTATTATTGCGAAGCCTCAAACTTACATGAATCTTAGTGGGGAATCT ACTGGACCACTTGCAGCTTATTATAAGCTACCTCTTAATCGTGTTCTTGTG TTTCACGATGACCTGGACTTGCCCTGTGGGGTGCTTCGACTTCACCACAAAGGAGGTCATGGAAGCCACAATGG GTATTGGGAGGCCTCCTGGACAAATGGATCCCAAAGCATTCTTGCTCCAAAAGTTCAATGCAACAGCCCGAGAACGA ATTGA